In Flavobacterium enshiense, the genomic stretch TTTGCAATCTCTTCGTTATGCTCTTCTAACCTTACCAATTCCACATTGGTCAGATACGTCTGATACGTCGAATATAACTCAGAACTTATTGTTTGTCTTTCCTGTTCAATTAAAAGGCTGGAATTATCCACCTGAAGTTTGGCAATTTTCTCATTTTTTGTTTGAAGAAATCCGTTAAAAATATTCAGTGTTGCCGCCACGCCATAATTGAATCCATTACTTGAAGACTGCGAAACAAACCCCAAACTGGATTCACTCTTATTGAAATTGTAACCTGAATTCAATCTTACTGTTGGGTATCGTTCGGCACGTACTTGCTTTAAATCCAATTCAGCTACCCTTTTATTAATCAACGCCAATTGCAATTGCGGATTCTGCTTCTCCACCAAATCCTGCAATTCTTTCAATTGTAAATTTTCATCAATTACCACTTCTTCCACTACTTTAAAATCGGTTGCCGAATCTCGGGCCAAAAGCGCATTCAGGTTTACTTTTGAAATCTGAAAAAACTGCTTTAAAAGCAAAAGATTAGACAAATCCTGATTCAAATCGACCTGCGCATTCAACACTTCCAGTTTGGACGCCTTTCCAATGGAAAACCGGTTATCGGCCAACTTTAAACGCTGTTTGGAAATCACTATCGTTGTATCCAAGGCTTTTATCAGTTGCTGTTGTTTTACCAAATCGTAATAAGTAGTCATCACATCGCTGACTTTCGTCAAAATAGTCGATTTTAACTGTACCTCACCTTGTTTTTCCAACGTCTGCAACTGATCGTAACGTGCGAACATTTTCAATCCGTCGAAAACTGTCCATCCCAAATTCACACCATAAGTCATGTTGTTGTTTTTGGCATCGTTCAATTCACGAACTTCACCTGTCGCCTGTGTTTGCTTGGTATTTTGTATATTATTGTTTTGACTAAATGTCCCGTCTATCCTAGGCAGCATCCCGGCATTGGCAATACTATAACCCTCTTTACTTACTTCCAAATCGTTAGAAGCAAGCTTGATATCATAATTGTTTTTCAACGCAATCTGTACAGCCTCTTCAACAGTTAACACCTCCTGGGCATAACTGTTAAATGTTACTGTTAACAATAAAGCTATTTTAAACAAAATATTACTTTTCATGAATTTATTCCTTTTCATATTCTTTAATATTGTCAAATTCCGGACGGTGTTTTCTTTCCCGCGACCACATTAGGTAAACTGCCGGAATTACAAACAAAGTCAGCATCAGCGAAAACAAGGTTCCGCCAACGATAACAACTCCCATCCCTATTCGGCTGGTTGAGGCAGCCCCCAAAGACAACGCAATAGGCAATGCCCCCAACGCAATCGCGAGACTCGTCATTAAAATAGGTCGTAATCGGGACTCGGACGCTTCTAAAATAGCTTGATACTTAGGTTTCCCCTGTTCCCTCAACTGATTGGCAAATTCGACAATTAAAATACCGTTCTTCGTCACCAGTCCAATCAACATCACTGTTCCAATCTGACTGAAAATATTCCAGGTCTGACCGAACAGCCAAAGTGAGAACAAGGCTCCCGCAACCGCCATCGGCACCGTTAAAATAATAATAAACGGATCAATAAAGCTTTCAAACTGCGCAGCTAAAATCAAAAATATCAGTAACAAAGCCAAGCCAAAAGCGAAAGATGTATTCGAACTACTTTCCTGGAAGTCGCGGGATTCACCACTCAAATCAGTTGTAAAGGTATCATCCAGCACCTTCTCTTTAATGCGTTCCATGGCATCAATACCGTCTCCAATACTTTTCCCCGGAGCCAATCCTGCTGAAACCGTGGCCGACATATAACGATTGTTGTGATATAATTGTGGCGGACTACTCTGCTCTTCCACAGTAACCAGGTTATCCAGCTGAATTAACTGACCGGTGTCACTTTTTACGAAAATTGATGTCAGGTCCATCGGTGCATTTCGGTCTTTTTTATCGAATTGCCCCATCACTTGGTACTGTTTGCCGTTCATCATGAAGTAGCCAAAACGTTGTCCGCTTAAAGAAAGTTGCAGCGTTTGCGCCACATCGATTACCGAAACTCCCAGACTTTGGGCTTTTTCCCTGTCGATGGTCACATAAATTTCCGGTTTGTTGAATTTCAGATTGACATCAGAATTGGAGAACGTCGGATCATTTTCGACCTCTTCCATAAACTGCGGAATCTTCTGTTCCAATTTTTTAAAATTCGGCGCCTGAATCACGAACTGAATTGGCATTCCGCCTCTTCGGTTTACTGCGATTGTCGGCGACTCTGAAATACTGACTTTCGCTTCGGAATATTGTTTTGTCCATTTGGTCAGATCTTCAGCAACTTGCTTCTGCTTCTTCTCCCTTTCATCAGGCTGCACCAAGGCAATTCTGGCTCTTCCTGAATTTACCGATGAAGCACCAAATCCCGGAGACGTAACGATCAAACTCACTTTTTTCTCAGGAATCGAATCATTGATCAATTCGTTTAATTCACTCATAAAGTGATCCATATAATCATAGGAAGCACCTTCCGGAGCTGTTACGTTTACACTTATAAAACTACGGTCATCATATGGGGCCGTTTCCTTCTGAAGAAGATTAAAAAACAGGAATATCAAAGCAAAACATCCAATCAAGATTGGAAAACTTAGCCATTTTTTCTTCAAGAATCCCGACAGCGCTTCAGCATACCCCGAATTCATTTTCTGAAAAAACGGTTCGGTTAAATCATACATTTTAGATTTTTTCTGTACGCCGCTTTTCATCAGATAGGCATTTAACATTGGCGTAAGCGTTAACGAAACGAAGGCAGAAATCAGTACCGCGGCACCAATTACCACACCAAATTCACGAAACAGCCTTCCAACGAAACCTTCAAGGAAAATTACCGGAAGGAAAACAGCTGCTAAAGTAATTGAAATGGATATTACGGCGAAGAAAATTTCATTGGAACCTTTAATTGCCGCTTCAATGGGCGTCATGCCCTCTTCTACCTTCTTGAAAATATTTTCGGTTACAACAATACCGTCATCAACAACTAAACCTGTGGCCAATACGATTGCCAGCAATGTCAACACATTTACTGAAAATCCGCATAAATACATGATGAAAAAAGTGGCAATTAACGAAACCGGAATATCAATTAATGGTCTGAAGGCAATCGCCCAATCCCTGAAGAACAAATAAATGATCAATACTACAAGAATAATTGACAACAGCAAGGTTTCCGCCACTTCCAAAACCGCTTTTTTTACAAAAACCGTGTTATCAACGGCTATATTCAATTTGAAATCTTTCGGCAGATCTTTTTTTAACTGATCATATTTTTGATAGAATACTTCGGCAATGTCCAGATAATTGGTTCCTGGTTGCGGAATGATAGCCAAACCAACCATCGGCTGTCCGGAATCAGACAATTTCGTTTCCAGATTTTCTGCTTCCAAAGAGGCTTTACCGATGTCGCTAAGACGAACAATTCTGTCGCTTTCCGCTTTGATGATTATATTATTGAACTCTTCTTCTGTAGAGATATTCCCGAGGGTCTTAACCGTAAGTTCTGTGTTGGCTCCCGTTAATTTCCCAGAAGGCAGTTCTACATTCTGTTTATTCAATGCGGCACGTACATCGGCCACTGTACAACCGTAAGAAGCCAGTTTTACGGGATCAATCCATAAACGCATAGCGTATTTTCGCTGTCCCCAAATCTGAACGCTACTCACTCCCGGAATCGTCTGCAAACGCTGTGAAAGTACATTATCAGCATAATCCGTAAGTTCAAGGACATTTTTATTATCACTCTGAACCGTCATGGTAATAATCGGCTCCGAATCGGCATCGGCTTTAGAAACTACAGGCGGAGCATCTATATCCTGCGGCAAACTACGAACCGCCTGTGACACTTTATCACGCACATCATTAGCAGCCTCCTCCAGATTTTTGTCAAGATCAAATTCGATATTGATATTACTACGCCCCTGACTGCTTGAAGAAGATATATTCCTGATCCCATCAATGGAATTAACTGCTTTCTCTAAAGGTTCTGTAATCTGTGATTCGATAATATCAGCATTCGCACCCGAATAATTTGTCTGTACTGAAATTTGCGCCGGGTCAATAGATGGAAATTCACGTACACCCAAAAAGGTATATCCAATAATCCCGAACAGTATCAGCATCAGATTGAGTACTATGGTAAGCACTGGTCTTTTTATACTTAAAGTGGATAAACTCATAACTTATAATTTTATCTTACTTTAAACTAACTTTTACTGGAGAATCCTCCTTCAGCATCATAACACCGCTTGTCAAAAGAGTGTCACCTGCTTTTAGTCCGGATAAAACCAAAACCTCTTTATCCGTACGCGCCCCGGTTTCCACCATAACTTCTTTTGCTTTTCCACCAAGAGAAACGAACACTTTTTTCCCGTTTTGTACCGGAATAAGCGCTTCGGTAGGCACTAATAGGGCATCATTAATTTTATCTAATGGAAGAGCAATACTGGCGAATGTTCCAGGAATCAATTTTCCTTCGGAATTATTCGCGATGGCTCTCATTTTTAAAGTACGGGTCTCTACTTCGATTCCCGGTTCGATAGCATAAATCTTAGCTACGAACGTGTCTTTGGATCCTGCAACCGAAAAAGAAATACCGGTATTAATTTTCATTTGTGTAGCATATTTTTCAGGTATTGAAAAAGTTATTTTCACCTGACTGGTATTTACAAGATTGGCAACAATGGTTGTTGGCGTAACGTAAGTCCCTTTAGATATGGAACGAAGTCCGATCTTACCTGAAAACGGAGCTTTTACCGACGTTTTGGCTATTTGAGCCTGAATCAATTGCGTTTGTGCTTTAGCAGAACGAAAATCGGCGCTGGCAATGTCATATTCTTCCTGACTGATGGCTTCTTTGGCCAACAATAATCGGGCGCGCCTTTCATTCTCCGAAGCCAGGGTCTGTTTGGTTTTCGCCTGAGACAATTGGGCACGTAGTTCCACATCGTTAATTTTAAAAAGTTGCTGTCCCTGAGTAACAAATGTTCCTTCATCGAAGTTGATACTTTCAACAATGCCGGAAACTTCGCTACGGATTTCTACCTGCTCATTAGCATCAATCGATCCGGAAAGCGAAAGATTATCTGAAAAAACACGTGGTTTTAAAACAATACCGGAAACTTTAGCCGGTTTTTTATCACCGCCTTTATCCTTTCCGCCGCCTTTTTCTTTATTTTCGGATATTCTGTAAAAAATCATACCTCCCAAAACTATGGAAAGCAGTAAGTAAATTATGTATTTGGGTTTCATAAGATATAAGATATGTGCTTTATGACTCCAATTCTAAGATTTGGTTTAAACAAAGCTACTTCTTAATCTTTTCTATGTCACTTCTTTTTGATAGTATTTAACAAAAATTTAGCGACTTCTTTTAAAGTTAATCATCAATTCAACCTTGTGGTACAATTCAGGGAATTCTCTTTTGAATTGGTCTGGAGACTCGAAGAAATGCTCCAGGATTACTGCCAGGAATTCATACTTGTTAGTGTAAGCATAAATACGGAAGTAGTTCGATTCAATCAAGCGTTTCGCATTAGGCAAATGGTGGATATACTGCATTATTTCATCAAACATATCCGAGAACAAATTCATACTGGTATTATAGCTTTTCATGGCCTGAAAATTAAGCGCATGAGCAAATTCGTGAAGTCCCAGATTATGGTTATCATTTTGGATACTGAATCCCCGTTGAAAATCTTTCCAGGAAAATGCAATTACCTTAACCGACGGATTGAACTCCCCTTTGTGATACTGTTCTGTTGTAATGGAATAATATTCGTCGGGATAAATCAATATATGTTCAAAAACATCGTAGAGATAATTTTTCATTCCGAAAGTCAGCATCGTGGACGTGGCCGCTATATGCACTTTCATCTGATCATTCACAACCAAACCTGATTTGCCCACGAATTCATATTCGGCAATAAAATTTACCACTCGGTGTTCAAAATACTTTTTCTCTTTTCTGGTAAGTTTGTTATAAAAGACAAATTCACTCTTTAGGATTGCGCGCTGTGAACGCTTTAAACGCTTTAAAAAAGGATAAAAATGAATATAAAGAGGTTTTTTATAAAGAGCAACATATACTTTCTCGAACGCCTTAAAAAGGAACATCCCGACAAAAAAAAGCGCAACAAAACCGAGCAGAAGCTTTTCCAAGAATTATAATTTACAGATTAGGGCTTAATCAATTCTCAATTGAATTAAAAAACAAGGACCATCTTTCAAAACGGACCGCCTAAAAATACAAAAAAGAAACAAAATATAACATTTTGTTTCTTTTTATTTGTGATCTCGGAAGGATTGACAAAGCCTTCCCCTCAAAGTTTCGTTTTGAAAATAAAAAAACACAAAAATTTAAAAGCAAGCTTTACATTTTTGTGTTGTTCTTATTTATTCGTGACCTCGGAGGGGTTCGAACCCCCAACCCTCAGAGCCGAAATCTGATATTCTATCCAGTTGAACTACGAGGCCATTTATATTTTTAGACTTCTTAGATTTTTTGATTATTAGAACTAACATTGTTTAAAAATCTAAGAAGTCCAAGCTATCTGTATCTAAACTAATAATTTTTTTACTATAGTAGAAATCGTTTTTCCTTCAGCGGTTCCGCCTAATTTTTCAGTAGCCAATCCCATAACCATGCCCATTGATGCCATTCCGGAAGCACCGGTTTCAGCAATGATTTGTGCAACTACAACTTCTACTTCTTCTTCTGAAAGCTGTGCAGGCAAAAATTTCTCAATAACTGCTACCTGAGCCAATTCCGGTTCTGCTAAATCAGATCGGTTCTGATCAGTAAAGATAGCTGCACTGTCCTTACGCATTTTCACCAATCGCTGCAACAATTTGATTTCATCTGCTTCTGAGATTTCTTCTTTTGAACCTGACGCTGTCTGTGCTAATAACAATTCTGATTTTATCGCACGTAAAGCTTCTAAAGCTACAGTATCTTTTGCTTTCATGGCGTTTTTCATTTCGTCCATGATTCTTGTTGCTAAACTCATAGTAAGGCATTTGTTTATCGATTATACTTATCTGATTTGACTGCAAAAACAAATGATTTCCTCCTCAACCCCGATTATTTCACTCTACAATAATTTTTATTTTCAGTGAAATGAAGTTTCTACCTAAAATCCTGGCATTGTAAGTTAGTTTAAAAAACCTGCAATGGCAAATTGGGGAGAAAGCAAAAAATGGCTGGTTGTCAAAACCTTAACAATTTGCTGTAAAACTATTTTTTATTTTGCTATGCGAAGATAAAAAAATAACCCGAAACATTACTGTTTCGGGTTAAAGGTTTCTCAAAAAAGGTTAGTTAATCCACATTATCATGAAGGAAGGAATTGTTGGAACGCAACTGAATGTCGTCG encodes the following:
- a CDS encoding TolC family protein codes for the protein MKSNILFKIALLLTVTFNSYAQEVLTVEEAVQIALKNNYDIKLASNDLEVSKEGYSIANAGMLPRIDGTFSQNNNIQNTKQTQATGEVRELNDAKNNNMTYGVNLGWTVFDGLKMFARYDQLQTLEKQGEVQLKSTILTKVSDVMTTYYDLVKQQQLIKALDTTIVISKQRLKLADNRFSIGKASKLEVLNAQVDLNQDLSNLLLLKQFFQISKVNLNALLARDSATDFKVVEEVVIDENLQLKELQDLVEKQNPQLQLALINKRVAELDLKQVRAERYPTVRLNSGYNFNKSESSLGFVSQSSSNGFNYGVAATLNIFNGFLQTKNEKIAKLQVDNSSLLIEQERQTISSELYSTYQTYLTNVELVRLEEHNEEIAKKNLEITLEKFKLGSIPTIEFRNAQENYINVKARNTSAKFQAKISEVMLNEIAGNIKF
- a CDS encoding efflux RND transporter permease subunit, whose amino-acid sequence is MSLSTLSIKRPVLTIVLNLMLILFGIIGYTFLGVREFPSIDPAQISVQTNYSGANADIIESQITEPLEKAVNSIDGIRNISSSSSQGRSNINIEFDLDKNLEEAANDVRDKVSQAVRSLPQDIDAPPVVSKADADSEPIITMTVQSDNKNVLELTDYADNVLSQRLQTIPGVSSVQIWGQRKYAMRLWIDPVKLASYGCTVADVRAALNKQNVELPSGKLTGANTELTVKTLGNISTEEEFNNIIIKAESDRIVRLSDIGKASLEAENLETKLSDSGQPMVGLAIIPQPGTNYLDIAEVFYQKYDQLKKDLPKDFKLNIAVDNTVFVKKAVLEVAETLLLSIILVVLIIYLFFRDWAIAFRPLIDIPVSLIATFFIMYLCGFSVNVLTLLAIVLATGLVVDDGIVVTENIFKKVEEGMTPIEAAIKGSNEIFFAVISISITLAAVFLPVIFLEGFVGRLFREFGVVIGAAVLISAFVSLTLTPMLNAYLMKSGVQKKSKMYDLTEPFFQKMNSGYAEALSGFLKKKWLSFPILIGCFALIFLFFNLLQKETAPYDDRSFISVNVTAPEGASYDYMDHFMSELNELINDSIPEKKVSLIVTSPGFGASSVNSGRARIALVQPDEREKKQKQVAEDLTKWTKQYSEAKVSISESPTIAVNRRGGMPIQFVIQAPNFKKLEQKIPQFMEEVENDPTFSNSDVNLKFNKPEIYVTIDREKAQSLGVSVIDVAQTLQLSLSGQRFGYFMMNGKQYQVMGQFDKKDRNAPMDLTSIFVKSDTGQLIQLDNLVTVEEQSSPPQLYHNNRYMSATVSAGLAPGKSIGDGIDAMERIKEKVLDDTFTTDLSGESRDFQESSSNTSFAFGLALLLIFLILAAQFESFIDPFIIILTVPMAVAGALFSLWLFGQTWNIFSQIGTVMLIGLVTKNGILIVEFANQLREQGKPKYQAILEASESRLRPILMTSLAIALGALPIALSLGAASTSRIGMGVVIVGGTLFSLMLTLFVIPAVYLMWSRERKHRPEFDNIKEYEKE
- a CDS encoding efflux RND transporter periplasmic adaptor subunit, producing MKPKYIIYLLLSIVLGGMIFYRISENKEKGGGKDKGGDKKPAKVSGIVLKPRVFSDNLSLSGSIDANEQVEIRSEVSGIVESINFDEGTFVTQGQQLFKINDVELRAQLSQAKTKQTLASENERRARLLLAKEAISQEEYDIASADFRSAKAQTQLIQAQIAKTSVKAPFSGKIGLRSISKGTYVTPTTIVANLVNTSQVKITFSIPEKYATQMKINTGISFSVAGSKDTFVAKIYAIEPGIEVETRTLKMRAIANNSEGKLIPGTFASIALPLDKINDALLVPTEALIPVQNGKKVFVSLGGKAKEVMVETGARTDKEVLVLSGLKAGDTLLTSGVMMLKEDSPVKVSLK
- a CDS encoding zinc-dependent peptidase codes for the protein MEKLLLGFVALFFVGMFLFKAFEKVYVALYKKPLYIHFYPFLKRLKRSQRAILKSEFVFYNKLTRKEKKYFEHRVVNFIAEYEFVGKSGLVVNDQMKVHIAATSTMLTFGMKNYLYDVFEHILIYPDEYYSITTEQYHKGEFNPSVKVIAFSWKDFQRGFSIQNDNHNLGLHEFAHALNFQAMKSYNTSMNLFSDMFDEIMQYIHHLPNAKRLIESNYFRIYAYTNKYEFLAVILEHFFESPDQFKREFPELYHKVELMINFKRSR
- a CDS encoding GatB/YqeY domain-containing protein, whose product is MSLATRIMDEMKNAMKAKDTVALEALRAIKSELLLAQTASGSKEEISEADEIKLLQRLVKMRKDSAAIFTDQNRSDLAEPELAQVAVIEKFLPAQLSEEEVEVVVAQIIAETGASGMASMGMVMGLATEKLGGTAEGKTISTIVKKLLV